From the Sphingomonas phyllosphaerae 5.2 genome, one window contains:
- the cobI gene encoding precorrin-2 C(20)-methyltransferase, which translates to MTSAMLHGVGLGPGAQDLMSVRADRLVRGARHVAFFRKAGRAGHARRIVDGMLRPDAIEFAMEYPVTTEIPVTDPRYNAQLGAFYADCARHLGALVGSGEDVVVLCEGDPFFYGSFMHLHSRLNGVVPVAVVPGITGMSGAWTASALPITWGDDVLTILTATLPEADLARRICDTDALVVMKIGRHLAKLRRAIATAGREDCAWLVEHAAMPGQRVTRLVDADAVAPYFSILLIHGQGRRP; encoded by the coding sequence ATGACGTCGGCGATGCTCCACGGCGTCGGCCTCGGCCCCGGCGCGCAAGACCTGATGAGCGTCCGCGCCGACCGGCTGGTACGCGGCGCTCGCCATGTCGCTTTCTTCCGGAAAGCGGGGCGCGCCGGCCACGCCCGCCGCATCGTCGATGGCATGTTGCGCCCCGACGCGATCGAGTTCGCGATGGAATATCCGGTCACGACGGAGATACCGGTCACCGATCCGCGCTACAACGCGCAGCTTGGCGCCTTCTACGCCGATTGCGCCCGCCACCTGGGCGCTCTCGTCGGCAGCGGAGAGGACGTCGTCGTGCTGTGCGAGGGCGATCCCTTTTTCTACGGCTCGTTCATGCACCTGCACAGCCGCCTCAACGGGGTCGTGCCGGTCGCCGTCGTGCCCGGGATTACCGGCATGTCGGGTGCCTGGACCGCCAGCGCGCTCCCGATCACCTGGGGCGACGATGTGCTGACCATCCTGACGGCAACGTTGCCGGAGGCCGACCTCGCGCGGCGGATCTGCGACACCGATGCGCTCGTCGTGATGAAGATCGGACGTCATCTCGCCAAGCTGCGTCGCGCCATCGCCACCGCCGGGCGCGAGGATTGCGCGTGGCTCGTCGAGCATGCTGCGATGCCCGGGCAACGCGTCACCAGGCTGGTCGATGCGGATGCGGTCGCGCCTTATTTCTCGATCCTGCTGATCCACGGACAGGGGCGTCGGCCATGA
- a CDS encoding precorrin-8X methylmutase, whose amino-acid sequence MPHVYETDGAAIYRQSFATIRAEAALARFDRDEEPVAVRMIHAAGLVELAAHIRFSPRFVTTARTALAAGAPILCDARMVTEGITRARLPADNPVICTLHHPDIPERARTIGNTRSAAALELWRPHLAGALVAIGNAPTALFHLLNMLEDPDCPRPAAIIGCPVGFVGAVESKAALWAEQPVPCTVIEGRLGGSAITVAAINALASRTE is encoded by the coding sequence ATGCCCCACGTCTACGAGACGGACGGCGCCGCCATCTATCGCCAGTCGTTCGCCACCATCCGCGCCGAGGCGGCGCTGGCGCGCTTCGACCGCGATGAGGAACCGGTCGCGGTGCGAATGATCCACGCCGCCGGACTGGTCGAACTGGCCGCCCACATCCGCTTTTCGCCGCGCTTCGTGACGACTGCCCGCACCGCGCTGGCGGCCGGCGCACCGATCCTGTGCGATGCTCGGATGGTGACGGAGGGGATCACCCGCGCGCGCCTGCCGGCCGACAATCCCGTGATCTGCACGCTGCACCACCCCGATATCCCGGAGCGTGCGCGCACGATCGGCAACACCCGGTCGGCGGCCGCGCTTGAGCTATGGCGTCCCCATCTGGCCGGCGCGCTGGTCGCGATCGGCAATGCGCCGACCGCGCTTTTCCACCTGCTCAACATGCTTGAAGACCCGGACTGCCCGCGCCCGGCAGCGATCATCGGCTGCCCGGTCGGCTTCGTCGGTGCGGTGGAATCCAAGGCGGCGCTATGGGCGGAACAGCCGGTTCCATGCACCGTCATAGAAGGACGGCTGGGCGGCAGCGCCATCACCGTTGCTGCGATCAACGCGCTGGCGAGCCGCACGGAATGA
- a CDS encoding cobalamin biosynthesis protein CobG, which produces MSATRGWCPTAWRPMAAGDGLLVRVRPALGRLTRDQMLGLCAAALVHGNGQIDVTNRANLQIRGATEASWRLLLAELVALRLVDPDPQREARRTILLAPDWTHGDDTHRIADELERRIAMLPPLPGKFGFAIDAGHAPLLTASPADVRIERTTGGALMLRAEGRATGTIVAPGAEVDALIAIADWFVATGGRDVGRMARHVAPLPGWANGEARPAPPSRPVAAGGHPLGAVHPLAFGRIDVPSFAASLSAGATAVRTTPWRCLLIEGDDRVPAPDALAAVDACVGAPACPQATIETRALATRLAPAIVGTLHVSGCAKGCARAAPAAVVLTGRDGRYDLARDARADAPPARCGLDARHVLQLFGVN; this is translated from the coding sequence ATGAGCGCGACGCGCGGCTGGTGCCCCACCGCGTGGCGGCCGATGGCCGCGGGCGACGGCCTGCTGGTCCGCGTCCGCCCCGCGCTTGGGCGATTGACGCGCGACCAGATGCTCGGATTGTGCGCAGCGGCGCTCGTCCACGGTAACGGCCAGATCGACGTCACCAACCGCGCGAACCTGCAAATCCGCGGCGCGACGGAGGCAAGCTGGCGACTGCTGCTCGCCGAGCTGGTGGCGCTCCGGCTGGTCGATCCCGATCCCCAGCGTGAAGCGCGGCGTACGATCCTGCTCGCGCCCGACTGGACGCATGGCGACGATACGCACCGCATCGCGGACGAACTGGAACGGCGCATCGCCATGTTGCCGCCGCTGCCGGGCAAGTTCGGCTTCGCGATCGACGCCGGCCACGCCCCGCTGCTGACCGCATCGCCAGCCGACGTCCGTATCGAACGTACGACCGGCGGCGCGTTGATGCTGCGTGCGGAGGGGCGTGCCACCGGCACGATCGTCGCGCCGGGCGCCGAGGTCGATGCGCTGATCGCCATTGCGGACTGGTTCGTCGCCACCGGTGGCCGCGACGTCGGCAGGATGGCGCGCCACGTGGCGCCGCTACCCGGCTGGGCGAACGGCGAAGCACGCCCGGCGCCGCCATCCCGTCCCGTGGCTGCGGGCGGCCATCCACTCGGCGCTGTGCATCCGCTTGCCTTCGGACGGATTGACGTCCCGTCGTTCGCCGCATCGCTGTCCGCCGGCGCGACCGCCGTGCGCACCACGCCATGGCGGTGCCTGCTGATCGAGGGCGACGATCGCGTACCGGCGCCGGATGCGCTCGCTGCCGTCGATGCCTGTGTGGGTGCCCCCGCTTGTCCGCAGGCGACCATCGAAACACGCGCGCTCGCCACCCGCCTCGCGCCGGCCATCGTCGGCACATTGCACGTATCGGGTTGCGCGAAAGGCTGCGCACGCGCCGCACCGGCCGCGGTCGTCCTTACCGGCCGCGACGGCCGGTACGATCTCGCCCGCGACGCCCGCGCCGACGCTCCACCGGCCCGCTGCGGGCTCGACGCGCGGCACGTCCTCCAATTGTTCGGAGTCAACTGA
- the cobN gene encoding cobaltochelatase subunit CobN, whose translation MHVVFREAHGLEESASPRDLGQDAADLVVLSFSDSDLGAFAAGWHAAVAAAAAAGDAALPRLRLASLAELTHPLSVDTYVERTLDGARGILIRLIGGAAYWSYGLRQVETLARQRGIALAVIPADGRVDDRLDTISTVPVSTLRRLTQLCDIGGAAAAQEALAQFALAAGCYVRPAPSAPAIAPVGGWQQASGVTCPAAFAFTATRPRILIVFYRSYLTAADLDPVAALQAGFEACGYDVLALFAPSLKDAEASPWLRRWVSALLPAAIVNATAFSATDETGATPLDGAAVPVFQVALATSDRAAWTKAQRGLSPADLAMHVVLPEVDGRVFAGVASFKDDAPHDPDLQFKRRAHRAEPARIAAIVARIHGWITLAHAPAAQRRLCLVVSTYPGKAQQMAHAVGLDALASVAAILHDLAAAGYGATPCPADLPRLLATETLEWTIADYRTALRCLPASLQAEVAAAWGAPEDDPALVDGRFRFGAISCGEIIVALQPERGQPDGRIGEYHDLSRCPRHAYIAFYLWLRARGMQALVHIGAHGTLEWLPGKAVALSDACWPEALTGALPIVYPFIVNDPGEAAQAKRRIGAVTLGHVPPPLARTGTAAGLGRLETLLDEFSNADGLDPPRRARLRGDIRDEARALGLDGVLGLGAAASDAEAITRIDTFVCDVKDSQFGDGLHVFGRGEHGAAERDGLLIALDGRRVAAGPSGSPWRGRRDVLPTGRNLYTTDPRAVPSRSAQAQGVRLADELIRRHLQDHGDYPRTMIVDLWGSATMRTAGEEFAMALHLLGAAPVWDMGSERVTGVEVLPLLVLDRPRIDVTLRVSGLFRDAFPTLCAMFGQAVRAIALRDEPADRNPFVGVPATPRVFGPAPGRYGVGLGDAADTYTPDARRAAGEAWLTASSHAIDGGEDRADPVALRARVAAAELFVHVQDLPETDLLLAADYAAHEAAFAAAQAITGGNARPYHLDATDPDRPRARTLAEEIARVVRGRAAHPGWIAGMMRHGFRGAAEIAATLDHLGTFAHLAGAVTTESFDLYFDATLARDDVRAFMAQANPAALAAMDARFAALRAAGLWRTRRNSILARLEGAA comes from the coding sequence ATGCACGTCGTCTTCCGCGAAGCGCACGGCCTGGAGGAGAGCGCGTCGCCGCGCGATCTGGGGCAGGACGCCGCCGATCTCGTGGTCTTGTCCTTCTCGGACAGCGATCTCGGCGCGTTCGCGGCCGGGTGGCACGCCGCCGTGGCCGCCGCGGCCGCCGCCGGCGACGCCGCGCTGCCCCGCCTGCGGCTCGCCAGCCTCGCCGAACTGACGCACCCGCTGTCGGTCGACACCTATGTCGAGCGCACGCTCGATGGGGCCAGGGGCATCCTGATCCGGCTGATCGGCGGCGCGGCCTATTGGTCGTACGGGCTTCGGCAGGTGGAAACGCTGGCACGGCAGCGCGGGATTGCGTTGGCAGTCATCCCTGCCGACGGGCGTGTCGACGACCGGCTCGATACGATCTCCACCGTCCCGGTCTCGACGCTGCGACGCTTGACGCAGTTATGCGACATTGGCGGCGCTGCGGCGGCGCAGGAAGCGCTGGCGCAATTCGCCCTCGCCGCGGGCTGTTACGTCAGGCCGGCGCCGAGCGCGCCAGCCATCGCGCCGGTCGGCGGTTGGCAGCAGGCAAGCGGGGTCACCTGCCCCGCCGCCTTTGCGTTTACCGCAACGCGGCCGCGCATCCTGATCGTCTTCTACCGCTCATATCTGACCGCCGCGGATCTCGATCCGGTCGCGGCGTTGCAGGCCGGGTTCGAGGCGTGCGGCTATGACGTCCTCGCGCTGTTCGCTCCGTCGTTGAAAGATGCGGAAGCGTCGCCATGGCTGCGGCGGTGGGTCTCCGCGCTGTTACCGGCCGCGATCGTCAACGCCACTGCCTTCTCCGCCACGGACGAAACCGGCGCCACCCCGCTGGACGGCGCAGCGGTGCCGGTGTTCCAGGTCGCGCTCGCCACGTCCGATCGCGCGGCCTGGACGAAGGCGCAGCGCGGGCTGTCGCCGGCCGATCTGGCGATGCACGTGGTGCTGCCGGAGGTCGACGGGCGCGTGTTTGCGGGTGTCGCCAGCTTCAAGGACGATGCGCCGCACGATCCCGACCTGCAGTTCAAGCGCCGCGCGCATCGTGCCGAGCCGGCGCGGATCGCCGCGATCGTCGCGCGCATCCACGGCTGGATCACCCTGGCGCACGCACCCGCGGCGCAGCGCCGGCTCTGCCTCGTCGTCTCGACCTACCCCGGCAAGGCGCAGCAGATGGCGCATGCGGTCGGGCTAGATGCGCTCGCGAGTGTCGCGGCGATTCTCCACGATCTCGCTGCGGCGGGCTACGGGGCCACGCCCTGCCCGGCCGATCTGCCGCGGCTGCTCGCCACCGAGACGCTTGAATGGACGATCGCGGACTATCGCACTGCGCTGCGCTGCCTTCCCGCCAGCTTGCAAGCCGAGGTGGCCGCCGCATGGGGGGCGCCGGAAGACGACCCCGCGCTCGTCGACGGGCGGTTCCGGTTCGGTGCGATCAGCTGCGGCGAGATCATTGTCGCATTGCAGCCCGAGCGCGGCCAGCCGGATGGCCGCATCGGGGAATATCACGATCTATCGCGCTGCCCGCGCCATGCCTATATCGCCTTCTACCTGTGGCTGCGTGCGCGCGGGATGCAGGCGCTGGTCCATATCGGGGCGCATGGCACGCTCGAATGGCTGCCCGGCAAGGCAGTGGCCCTATCGGATGCGTGCTGGCCAGAGGCGCTGACCGGCGCGCTGCCGATCGTCTATCCCTTCATCGTCAATGATCCCGGCGAGGCCGCGCAGGCCAAGCGGCGGATCGGGGCGGTGACGCTGGGCCACGTCCCGCCGCCGCTCGCTCGCACCGGCACTGCAGCGGGTCTGGGCCGACTGGAAACGCTGCTCGACGAATTCTCGAACGCCGATGGGCTGGACCCGCCGCGCCGGGCGCGGTTGCGCGGCGATATCCGTGACGAAGCGCGGGCGCTGGGGCTGGACGGGGTGCTCGGGCTCGGCGCGGCGGCGTCCGATGCCGAGGCGATCACCCGGATCGATACGTTCGTGTGCGATGTGAAGGACAGCCAGTTCGGGGACGGGCTGCATGTCTTCGGGCGCGGCGAACACGGCGCGGCGGAGCGCGACGGGCTTTTGATTGCGCTCGACGGGCGGCGGGTCGCCGCCGGTCCGTCGGGATCGCCGTGGCGCGGGCGGCGCGACGTACTGCCGACCGGCCGCAACCTCTACACCACCGATCCGCGCGCGGTGCCGTCACGTTCCGCGCAGGCGCAGGGCGTGCGGCTCGCCGACGAGCTGATCCGCCGCCACCTGCAGGATCACGGCGATTATCCGCGGACGATGATCGTAGACCTCTGGGGATCGGCGACGATGCGCACCGCCGGCGAAGAGTTCGCGATGGCGCTGCACCTGCTCGGCGCCGCGCCGGTGTGGGACATGGGCTCGGAGCGCGTCACCGGCGTGGAGGTCCTCCCGCTCCTCGTGCTCGACCGTCCGCGCATCGACGTGACGCTGCGCGTGTCCGGGCTGTTCCGTGACGCTTTCCCGACGCTGTGCGCGATGTTCGGACAGGCAGTGCGCGCGATCGCGCTGCGCGACGAACCGGCCGACCGGAACCCGTTCGTCGGCGTGCCCGCCACGCCGCGCGTCTTCGGTCCCGCGCCCGGCCGCTACGGCGTCGGGCTGGGCGACGCCGCCGACACCTACACGCCCGACGCGCGCCGCGCCGCGGGCGAGGCGTGGCTCACCGCATCGTCGCATGCGATCGACGGCGGGGAAGACCGTGCCGATCCCGTTGCGCTGCGTGCCCGCGTCGCCGCGGCCGAGCTGTTCGTCCACGTTCAGGACCTGCCCGAGACCGACCTGCTGCTCGCCGCCGATTATGCCGCGCATGAAGCCGCCTTCGCCGCTGCGCAGGCGATCACCGGCGGTAACGCCCGCCCCTACCATCTCGACGCGACCGATCCGGATCGGCCCCGCGCACGAACGCTGGCGGAAGAAATCGCGCGCGTCGTGCGCGGCCGTGCCGCGCATCCCGGTTGGATCGCCGGCATGATGCGACACGGCTTCCGCGGGGCCGCAGAGATCGCAGCCACGCTCGACCATCTCGGCACCTTCGCGCACCTCGCCGGCGCGGTCACGACCGAGTCATTCGACCTCTACTTCGACGCGACGCTCGCCCGCGACGATGTCCGCGCGTTCATGGCGCAGGCCAATCCCGCCGCACTGGCTGCGATGGATGCCCGCTTCGCGGCGCTTCGCGCGGCGGGGCTGTGGCGGACGCGCCGGAACTCGATCCTCGCGCGATTGGAGGGCGCGGCATGA
- the cobW gene encoding cobalamin biosynthesis protein CobW: MSAFSPVANLSKVPVTIVTGFLGAGKTTLISHLIRNAGGRRLAVVVNEFGTLGVDGDILKGCAIPDCPAENIVELSNGCICCTVADDFIPTVETLLALDPRPDHILIETSGLALPKPLLKAFDWPAIRSRITVDGVVAVADAEAVASGRFAPDVAALDAQRAADPSIDHETPLSEVFEDQLACADMVLLSKCDLAGAGGIAAARAVIAAETPRSLPILELTDGVVDPRIVLGIGAAAEDDLAARPSHHDGEDDHEHDDFDSIVVELGEIATADDLAARVEALGHGGDVLRVKGYAAVAGKPMRLLVQAVGARVRTHYDQPWRGDEPRDTRLVVIAERDRLDPALIRAALHG, translated from the coding sequence ATGTCAGCATTCTCACCTGTCGCGAACCTGTCGAAAGTCCCCGTCACCATCGTCACCGGTTTTCTGGGCGCGGGGAAGACGACGCTTATCAGCCACCTGATCCGCAACGCGGGTGGCCGCCGGCTGGCGGTCGTCGTCAACGAGTTCGGCACCCTCGGCGTCGACGGTGACATTCTGAAGGGGTGTGCGATCCCCGATTGCCCCGCCGAGAACATCGTCGAGCTTTCGAACGGCTGCATCTGCTGCACCGTAGCCGACGATTTCATCCCCACCGTCGAGACGCTGCTCGCGCTCGATCCGCGCCCCGACCACATCCTCATCGAAACCTCCGGGCTCGCGCTGCCCAAGCCGCTGCTGAAGGCGTTCGACTGGCCTGCCATCCGGTCGCGGATCACCGTCGACGGCGTCGTCGCGGTGGCGGATGCGGAGGCGGTGGCGAGCGGGCGCTTCGCACCGGATGTCGCCGCGCTGGATGCGCAACGCGCCGCCGATCCCAGCATCGATCATGAAACGCCGCTGTCGGAGGTGTTCGAGGACCAGCTTGCGTGCGCCGACATGGTGTTGCTGAGCAAGTGCGACCTCGCCGGTGCGGGCGGTATCGCCGCCGCCCGCGCCGTCATCGCCGCGGAGACGCCGCGATCGCTGCCCATCCTCGAACTGACCGACGGCGTGGTCGATCCGAGGATCGTGCTGGGCATCGGTGCCGCCGCCGAAGACGATCTCGCCGCCCGCCCCTCGCATCATGATGGCGAGGACGATCACGAGCACGACGATTTCGACAGCATCGTCGTCGAACTTGGAGAAATCGCGACTGCGGACGATCTCGCCGCGCGGGTAGAGGCGCTCGGCCACGGTGGCGACGTGCTGCGCGTGAAGGGCTATGCGGCGGTCGCGGGCAAGCCGATGCGGCTGCTGGTACAGGCAGTGGGTGCCCGGGTCCGCACCCATTACGACCAGCCGTGGCGGGGCGACGAGCCACGCGATACCCGCCTCGTGGTCATCGCCGAGCGGGACCGGCTCGATCCCGCCCTCATCCGGGCTGCGCTGCACGGCTGA
- the flgH gene encoding flagellar basal body L-ring protein FlgH: MSPKLPYAPVALAMSAFALSGCGTVDRLSAIGKAPRMGPAISRPAPDVQPSLGGQAIAGRYTGGVTTQQAGGGASLFRTGAGAFFHDQRASSVGDILTVRINIADNAALDNSSTRSRRGKENLGLPGLLGLESKIGKVLPGNPNPSSLIATDSNSASGGAGNTSRSEQINTAIAAVVVDVLPNGNLSIAGHQEVRVNFELREVVVQGIVRPQDIARDNSIRSNQIAEARIGYGGRGQLTDMQQPRLGQQLLDVILPF; encoded by the coding sequence ATGTCGCCGAAGCTACCCTACGCCCCCGTCGCGCTCGCGATGTCGGCCTTCGCGTTGTCCGGCTGCGGCACGGTCGACCGTCTCTCCGCGATCGGCAAAGCGCCGCGGATGGGGCCCGCCATTTCGCGCCCGGCACCCGATGTTCAACCTTCGCTGGGCGGTCAGGCGATCGCCGGTCGCTATACCGGCGGCGTGACGACACAACAGGCGGGTGGCGGCGCATCGCTGTTCCGCACCGGCGCGGGTGCCTTCTTCCACGATCAGCGCGCCTCCAGCGTCGGTGACATCCTGACCGTCCGGATCAACATCGCTGACAATGCGGCGCTGGATAACAGCTCTACCCGCTCGCGGCGCGGCAAGGAGAACCTCGGGTTGCCCGGCCTGCTCGGACTTGAATCGAAGATCGGCAAGGTGCTGCCCGGCAACCCCAATCCATCCAGCCTTATCGCCACCGACAGCAATTCCGCATCGGGCGGCGCCGGCAACACCTCGCGCAGCGAACAGATCAACACCGCGATCGCCGCGGTGGTGGTCGACGTGCTGCCGAACGGCAACCTCTCGATCGCGGGGCATCAGGAAGTCCGCGTCAACTTCGAACTGCGCGAAGTCGTGGTCCAGGGCATCGTCCGCCCGCAGGATATCGCGCGCGACAACAGCATCCGCAGCAACCAGATCGCCGAGGCCCGCATCGGCTACGGTGGACGCGGCCAATTGACCGACATGCAACAGCCGCGCCTCGGACAGCAGTTGCTCGATGTCATCCTGCCGTTCTGA
- the flgA gene encoding flagellar basal body P-ring formation chaperone FlgA → MTGSVRPADAAGFQATHNLAAGRVVRRSDMRAPQQISRGDAVAIFYRAGGLSITTPGQALSGAANGQPIRVLALATRRSLDAIVDGPRRVRIVNEQE, encoded by the coding sequence ATGACCGGGTCCGTGCGGCCCGCCGATGCCGCCGGGTTCCAGGCGACGCATAACCTGGCGGCCGGGCGCGTGGTGCGGCGCAGCGACATGCGCGCGCCGCAGCAGATCAGCCGCGGCGACGCCGTCGCCATCTTCTATCGTGCCGGCGGTCTCTCGATCACCACGCCGGGACAGGCGCTGTCGGGAGCCGCAAACGGCCAGCCGATCCGTGTGCTCGCGCTTGCGACCCGCCGGAGCCTCGACGCCATCGTCGACGGCCCCCGCCGCGTCCGCATCGTCAACGAACAGGAATAG
- the flgG gene encoding flagellar basal-body rod protein FlgG, whose protein sequence is MLAQQTNVDVIANNIANMNTTAFKRQRAEFQDLLYQKDSRPGATTSADNTRVPSGIQIGSGVRTADIARIGEQGPITRTGNDYDMAIDGKGFFRVTMPGGDLAYTRAGSFRLSPEGMLVTTDGYPVQPEITIPRDVIAVQVSKTGMVQVKLAGQTEMQDVGQLDLALFVNEAGLEAVGSNLFLETDASGQPNVANPGQPGYGMLEQRSLEASNVNPVQEITALISAQRAYEMNSRTVKTADEMLATTSQLR, encoded by the coding sequence ATGTTGGCGCAGCAAACCAACGTCGACGTGATCGCGAACAACATCGCCAACATGAACACCACCGCCTTCAAGCGGCAGCGTGCCGAGTTCCAGGACCTGCTGTACCAGAAGGATTCGCGGCCGGGCGCCACCACCAGCGCCGACAACACACGCGTGCCCTCCGGCATCCAGATCGGCTCCGGCGTGCGGACCGCCGACATCGCTCGCATCGGAGAGCAGGGCCCGATCACCAGGACCGGCAACGATTACGATATGGCGATCGACGGCAAGGGGTTCTTCCGCGTCACGATGCCGGGTGGCGATCTCGCCTATACCCGCGCCGGCTCGTTCCGGCTGTCGCCCGAAGGCATGCTGGTGACCACGGACGGGTACCCGGTCCAGCCCGAGATCACGATCCCGCGTGACGTGATCGCGGTGCAGGTATCGAAGACGGGCATGGTCCAGGTGAAGCTGGCCGGCCAGACCGAAATGCAGGATGTCGGCCAGCTCGATCTCGCGCTGTTCGTCAACGAGGCGGGGCTTGAGGCGGTCGGCTCGAACCTGTTCCTGGAGACCGACGCATCGGGCCAGCCCAACGTCGCGAACCCCGGCCAGCCCGGCTACGGCATGCTTGAGCAACGCTCGCTGGAGGCATCGAACGTCAACCCGGTGCAGGAGATCACCGCGCTGATCAGCGCGCAGCGCGCCTATGAGATGAACAGCCGGACGGTGAAGACCGCCGACGAGATGCTCGCCACCACCTCGCAGTTGCGTTGA
- a CDS encoding flagellar biosynthesis protein FlhA, with product MLAMLFAITSTLVCCANMPGKQMAIDADLSAGLLTEQEARDRRAELEAESGFYGAMDGASKFVKGDAIAALVITGINIVVGLTIGVLIHGVPFGDAFRTYTILTAGEGLVSQIPALIVSIAAGLLVSKGGVTGKTGAALGEQLGRYPKAFGMVAALLTALAFIPGLPFVPFALLATCCGVAAWQMSQRAWRDKAAETARAALAEQAEADVDEPISRTIAIDAIRVELGYALLPLINDAVAEPRLDDQVRALRRQLAGDYGFVLPAVRILDSMSLQANEYVVHVKDTEVARGELRIDKLMVIAPGGGDIGMSGEATLEPVFKLPALWIDRSLREEAGLRGLTVVTCGTVVTTHLTEVVKANLPDLLSYTETQKLLTDVHKEDAKLVAEIIPAKLSMSGLQRLLQMLLAEEVSIRDMTTILEGVAEATGFTQNIRTMVEHVRSRLSRQISAQHTRDGTIPIVTLGPSWDACFEESIVGQGDDRQLAMSPTQMHRFASDVRDAFERFAQAGEVPCLLVSPSVRAFVRSVVERIRPATVVLSQSEIHVRARIRTIGSLEAAAPAVTKALRNAA from the coding sequence ATGTTGGCGATGTTGTTCGCGATCACGTCGACGTTGGTTTGCTGCGCCAACATGCCGGGCAAGCAGATGGCGATCGACGCCGATCTGTCCGCCGGGCTCCTCACCGAACAGGAGGCGCGCGACCGACGCGCCGAACTGGAGGCCGAAAGCGGCTTCTACGGTGCGATGGACGGTGCGTCCAAGTTCGTTAAGGGCGACGCGATCGCCGCTCTGGTCATCACCGGGATCAACATCGTCGTCGGGCTGACCATCGGTGTGTTGATCCACGGCGTACCGTTCGGTGACGCCTTCCGCACCTACACGATACTGACCGCGGGCGAGGGGCTGGTCAGCCAGATCCCCGCGCTGATCGTCTCGATCGCTGCCGGCCTGCTCGTTTCCAAGGGTGGCGTGACGGGAAAAACGGGCGCTGCGCTGGGCGAGCAGCTCGGCCGCTATCCGAAGGCGTTCGGCATGGTCGCGGCGCTGCTGACCGCGCTCGCCTTCATCCCCGGCCTGCCGTTCGTCCCGTTTGCCTTGCTGGCGACGTGTTGCGGTGTGGCGGCGTGGCAGATGTCGCAGCGCGCCTGGCGCGACAAGGCGGCCGAAACGGCGCGCGCCGCACTGGCGGAACAGGCCGAGGCGGATGTCGACGAGCCCATCAGCCGGACGATCGCGATCGACGCGATCCGGGTCGAACTTGGCTATGCGCTGCTGCCGCTGATCAACGATGCCGTCGCAGAGCCGCGGCTGGACGATCAGGTTCGCGCGTTACGGCGCCAATTGGCGGGGGACTATGGCTTCGTCCTGCCCGCGGTCCGCATTCTCGACAGCATGAGCCTTCAAGCGAACGAATATGTCGTTCACGTCAAAGACACCGAGGTCGCCCGCGGCGAGCTGCGGATCGACAAGTTGATGGTCATCGCGCCTGGCGGGGGCGACATCGGCATGAGCGGGGAAGCGACGCTGGAGCCCGTGTTCAAGTTGCCCGCATTGTGGATTGACCGCAGCCTACGCGAGGAGGCCGGATTACGTGGGCTTACGGTCGTCACCTGCGGCACGGTCGTCACCACTCATCTGACGGAGGTGGTCAAGGCGAACCTGCCGGATCTCCTGTCCTATACCGAAACGCAGAAGCTGCTGACCGATGTGCACAAGGAAGACGCCAAACTGGTCGCGGAGATCATCCCGGCAAAGCTTTCGATGTCGGGATTGCAGCGGCTGCTACAGATGCTGCTGGCCGAAGAAGTGTCGATCCGCGACATGACGACGATCCTCGAAGGCGTAGCAGAGGCGACCGGCTTTACGCAGAACATCCGGACGATGGTCGAGCATGTGCGCTCACGCCTGTCGCGGCAGATCTCCGCGCAGCATACTCGCGACGGCACGATCCCGATCGTCACACTTGGTCCCAGCTGGGATGCGTGCTTCGAGGAGAGCATAGTCGGACAGGGTGACGATCGACAGCTGGCGATGTCCCCGACGCAGATGCATCGCTTCGCCAGCGACGTGCGCGACGCTTTTGAACGGTTCGCACAGGCGGGCGAAGTGCCGTGCCTGTTGGTAAGCCCGAGCGTGCGGGCGTTCGTCAGGTCGGTGGTCGAACGGATCCGCCCTGCCACCGTGGTGCTGTCGCAGAGCGAAATCCATGTCCGTGCGCGCATTCGCACGATCGGTTCGCTCGAAGCGGCAGCGCCCGCTGTGACGAAAGCGCTGCGGAACGCCGCATGA